The following are encoded in a window of Fusarium oxysporum f. sp. lycopersici 4287 chromosome 5, whole genome shotgun sequence genomic DNA:
- a CDS encoding translation initiation factor 3 subunit A has translation MPPPPHQKPENVLKRAHELIGVGQAPAALTLLHEHITNKRSRNVPIMSLEPVMLLLVELSVEQKKGKLAKDALYQYKNISQNTNIATIELVLKKFIELAVEKVTAAQQKADEVQESIDATAGTSNIDDLEATETPESILLATVSGEQSRDRTDRAIVTPWLKFLWEAYRTVLDILRNNARLEILYQSTATQAFDFCLKYTRKTEFRRLCELLRNHVQTAAKYSSQMHAINLSDPDTLQRHLETRFQQLNVAVELELWQEAFRSVEDVHTLLSLSKRPPKNVMMANYYEKLTRIFLVGENYLFHAAAWSRYYTLLRQSSVLVATGQGKKADNPPASDAELQKAASFVVLSALAIPVISTSRSRGAMVDFDEARKNKNSRLTHLLGMSQAPTRARLFRDALSKSLLQRARPEIRELYEILEVDFHPLSICQKISPILTKIGADSEMEKYILPLQQVILTRLFQQLSQVYETVDLSFVESLAQFPEPYQVTRGTIEKFIMNGNKKGDLSVRMAHATGVLSFDNDVFSSSKASHGGSSAGSAESETGTVQRLQSTPSEIVRSQLTRLAKSLFTTCHYVDPGFNKGRLEAREAALARAKAGAEEEHLAILSRKDLIQKRKEVASEIQAKKEKENARQKRLREQALQEAEDLRLANEQKEREAKRLKAERDRVRKEELKKQIADLKIGDKAIDIDLEDLDNLDSNRLRAMKLAQLEREKNDVNERLRITGKRLDHLERAFRKEEAKKLHEDYAKQIEQDRKIYETVKAQTLKDAEQKHKESVELKHRLSRLVPQYEEFRDSLHDRRRDEFEKRRRDAERELEKQIAQRKKEVRDRRLREKREREEKERELREAEERAAREKEEQRIRDEARKEELAKLKEQREKERQEMLEKAALQQRREEEALARRKAEKAQGAGGFSRGPERTDSSEGRRPPVFGAGKWREREAANRDAGDAPPSRAPPAERSGSNDRPSAGGPPKLNLSGGKPSWREREAAKQAAGGGADAGSSAPPPRFAPRGGAPPMDRSGSGRAEEDRKQSPAPPAESQPASRTTGKWVPPHMRNK, from the exons ATG CCTCCTCCGCCGCACCAAAAGCCTGAGAATGTTCTCAAGAGGGCTCACGAACTCATCGGAGTCGGCCAGGCTCCCGCCGCCTTGACTCTGCTCCATGAGcacatcaccaacaagcGCTCCCGAAATGTCCCAATTATGTCGCTGGAGCCTGTGatgctcctcctcgtcgagcTTTCCGTCGAAcagaagaagggcaagctTGCCAAGGACGCCCTTTACCAATACAAGAATATTTCCCAGAACACAAATATTGCTACCATCGAG CTGGTCCTTAAGAAGTTCATTGAGCTCGCGGTTGAGAAGGTCACTGCCGCCCAGCAAAAGGCCGACGAAGTTCAGGAGAGCATTGATGCTACTGCCGGCACCTCCAACATCGACGATCTCGAGGCCACCGAGACCCCGGAGTCCATCCTCCTTGCTACCGTCTCCGGTGAGCAGTCCCGAGACCGTACCGACCGGGCTATCGTCACTCCTTGGCTCAAGTTCCTCTGGGAGGCTTACCGAACTGTTCTCGACATTCTCCGAAACAATGCTCGTCTCGAGATCCTCTACCAGAGCACCGCTACCCAGGCTTTTGACTTTTGTCTCAAGTACACTCGCAAGACCGAGTTCCGCCGCCTCTGCGAGCTCCTCCGAAACCATGTGCAGACCGCTGCCAAGTACTCCTCTCAGATGCACGCCATCAACCTGAGCGACCCCGACACTCTCCAGCGACACCTTGAGACACGTTTCCAACAGCTCAATGTCGCTGTAGAGCTCGAGCTCTGGCAGGAGGCTTTCCGAAGTGTCGAGGATGTTCATACTCTTCTTAGCCTCAGCAAGCGACCTCCCAAGAATGTCATGATGGCCAACTACTACGAGAAGCTTACCAGAATTTTCCTTGTCGGCGAGAACTACCTCTTTCACGCTGCTGCTTGGTCGCGATACTACACTCTTCTTCGCCAGTCCTCTGTCCTGGTTGCCACTGGCCAGGGCAAGAAGGCTGACAACCCCCCTGCCTCCGACGCTGAGCTTCAGAAGGCCGCCTCTTTCGTTGTACTCTCCGCCCTTGCCATCCCTGTCATTAGCACATCCCGATCTCGAGGTGCCATGGTTGACTTCGACGAGGCcagaaagaacaagaactCTCGCTTGACTCACCTCCTTGGAATGTCTCAAGCCCCTACTCGTGCCAGACTGTTCCGGGATGCCCTCTCAAAGTCCCTTCTTCAGCGCGCTCGCCCTGAGATTCGGGAGCTTTACGAGATCCTTGAGGTCGACTTCCATCCTCTGTCAATTTGCCAAAAGATCTCTCCTATCCTGACCAAGATTGGCGCCGATTCTGAGATGGAGAAATACATTCTCCCTCTGCAGCAGGTCATCCTTACCCGTCTGTTCCAGCAGCTTTCCCAGGTCTACGAAACCGTCGACCTGTCTTTCGTTGAGAGCCTGGCTCAATTCCCTGAGCCCTACCAGGTCACTCGTGGAACTATCGAGAAATTCATCATGAATGGTAACAAGAAGGGCGATCTCTCTGTCCGCATGGCCCATGCCACAGGTGTTCTGAGCTTCGATAATGatgtcttctcatcatccaagGCTAGCCACGGCGGGTCTTCTGCCGGTTCTGCAGAGTCTGAGACCGGTACCGTCCAGCGTCTTCAGAGCACTCCCTCTGAGATTGTCCGCTCCCAGCTTACCCGCCTCGCCAAGTCTCTCTTCACCACCTGCCATTATGTTGACCCTGGCTTCAACAAGGGACGCCTCGAGGCTCGTGAAGCTGCTCTCGCTCGCgccaaggctggtgctgaggaggagcatCTGGCCATTCTTTCACGAAAGGACCTTATCCAGAAGCGCAAGGAGGTTGCTTCTGAGatccaagccaagaaggagaaggagaatgcCCGCCAGAAGAGACTTCGTGAGCAAGCCctccaagaagctgaggatcTGCGTCTCGCCAATGAGCAAAAGGAGCGCGAGGCCAAGCGCCTCAAGGCTGAGCGTGACCGAGTTCGCAAGGAGGAACTCAAGAAGCAGATCGCCGATCTTAAGATTGGCGACAAGGCTATCGATATTGATCTGGAGGACCTTGACAACCTTGACAGCAACCGCCTACGCGCAATGAAGCTGGCTCAGCTCGAGCgtgagaagaatgatgtCAACGAGCGTCTCCGCATCACTGGCAAGCGTCTCGATCATCTTGAACGTGCTTTCCGTAAggaggaagccaagaagctACACGAGGACTATGCCAAGCAAATTGAGCAGGACCGCAAGATCTATGAGACTGTCAAGGCCCAAACCCTCAAGGATGCTGAGCAGAAACACAAGGAGAGTGTTGAACTCAAGCACCGACTTAGTCGACTGGTGCCTCAGTACGAGGAGTTCCGTGATTCCCTGCATGATCGCCGTCGTGATGAGTTCGAGAAGCGCCGTCGTGACGCTGAGcgtgagcttgagaagcagatcGCGCAGCGCAAGAAGGAGGTCCGTGACCGACGTCTTCGTGAGAAGCGTGAGCGCGAGGAGAAAGAGCGTGAGCTACGTGAGGCCGAAGAGCGCGCTGCTCgcgagaaggaggagcagcGCATTCGGGATGAAGCTCGTAAGGAAGAGCTTGCCAAGCTCAAAGAGCAGCGGGAGAAGGAACGTCAAGAGATGCTGGAGAAGGCTGCCCTTCAACAGCGacgcgaagaagaagcactGGCTCGTCGCAAGGCGGAGAAAGCTCAAGGGGCTGGTGGCTTCTCTCGTGGACCAGAGCGCACAGATTCGTCCGAGGGCCGAAGACCACCTGTCTTTGGTGCCGGCAAATGGCGAGAACGTGAGGCGGCCAACCGTGACGCTGGAGatgctcctccttctcgagcaCCTCCTGCCGAGAGGTCTGGTTCCAACGACCGACCTTCTGCTGGTGGTCCTCCCAAACTCAACCTCTCTGGTGGCAAGCCCAGCTGGCGAGAGCGTGAGGCTGCAAAGCAAGCCGCTGGTGGCGGAGCTGATGCTGGATCTTCCGCCCCTCCCCCTCGCTTCGCGCCTCGGGGTGGTGCGCCACCTATGGACCGAAGCGGCTCTGGCCGTGCTGAGGAGGATCGAAAGCAGTCTCCCGCTCCTCCTGCGGAATCCCAGCCTGCTTCACGAACAACTGGCAAGTGGGTTCCTCCTCACATGAGGAACAAATAA
- a CDS encoding guanine nucleotide-binding protein subunit gamma — MPQYTSRDVGDPSQIKKNKQSMADLKLRRLTELNNRLREDLERERIPVSTASKSIIAYCNGTRDYMVPSVWGAVPKGEDPYAPQQSGGCCVVM, encoded by the exons ATGCCTCAGTATACTTCTCGTGATGTTGGCGACCCTTCGCaaatcaagaagaacaagcagTCGATGGCCGATCTCAAGCTTCGACGACTAACCGAGCTCAACAATCGTCTGCGCGAGGATCTTGAGCGAGAGCGTATTCCCGTCAGCACAGCATCAAAGAG CATCATTGCCTACTGCAATGGCACTCGGGACTACATGGTCCCCTCCGTCTGGGGCGCTGTTCCCAAGGGCGAGGACCCTTATGCGCCGCAACAATCTGGCGGCTGCTGTGTGGTCATGTAA
- a CDS encoding selenoprotein W-like protein, with translation MTSQASTQTPLPRVSIQFCTQCKWMLRAAYYAQELLSTFSTGLGEVALQPSTGGTFIVTITHQAPGAGIASTKTLWDRREDGGFPETKELKRRVRDVIEPGRDLGHVDRDHGKKEETAKDKPVETEKCEDCQ, from the exons ATGACAAGCCAGGCGTCGACGCAAACGCCTCTTCCCCGCGTTTCTATCCAGTTTTGCACGCAGTGTAAATGGATGTTACGAGCTGCCTAT TATGCTCAAGAACTCCTCTCCACGTTCTCAACAGGCCTCGGAGAGGTCGCTCTTCAGCCTTCTACAGGCGGGACTTTCATCGTGACTATCACGCATCAAGCCCCTGGTGCAGGCATTGCTTCTACAAAGACCCTCTGGGATCGACGGGAAGATGGGGGCTTTCCTGAGACGAAGGAGCTCAAGAGGAGGGTGAGAGATGTCATTGAACCAGGAAGAGATCTAGGCCATGTTGATAGGGATCACgggaagaaggaggagacAGCGAAAGACAAGCCAGTTGAGACGGAGAAATGTGAGGATTGTCAGTAG